From the Cryptomeria japonica chromosome 2, Sugi_1.0, whole genome shotgun sequence genome, one window contains:
- the LOC131063017 gene encoding LOW QUALITY PROTEIN: stress-related protein (The sequence of the model RefSeq protein was modified relative to this genomic sequence to represent the inferred CDS: substituted 1 base at 1 genomic stop codon) has translation MAETDQVEQERRLKYLGFFQVAVLRATAXVTSLYDYAKENSGPLKAGVETVEQTVKTVVEPVYLKIHGMPSELLYLVDNKVDDTICKVDEYLPPTVKQVTYQVYDITKQAPSIGRSIVSELHSNGIIGTVSQKTKILYSRYELAVNYVYVKYEPIAEQWTLFVWDKLLKLPLFPQLVHIFIPTATYCSEKYNHVVLCLADNQYQIAAFLPLVPVEKIKKALERSLEANEARNIETSATT, from the exons ATGGCAGAAACGGACCAG GTAGAGCAAGAGAGGAGGCTCAAATATTTGGGGTTTTTTCAAGTTGCGGTGTTGAGGGCTACGGCGTGAGTGACGAGCTTGTACGACTATGCAAAGGAAAATTCGGGTCCGTTGAAGGCGGGCGTGGAGACGGTGGAGCAGACCGTCAAGACTGTTGTGGAGCCTGTTTATCTCAAGATCCACGGGATGCCCTCTGAGCTTCTTTACTTAGTTGATAACAAG GTCGATGATACAATCTGCAAGGTAGATGAGTATCTGCCTCCAACAGTGAAGCAGGTAACATACCAAGTGTACGACATAACAAAACAAGCACCATCTATTGGAAGATCTATTGTCAGTGAACTGCATAGTAATGGAATAATTGGAACAGTAAGTCAAAAAACGAAGATTTTGTACTCAAGATATGAACTTGCTGTCAATTACGTGTATGTTAAATATGAACCAATTGCCGAGCAATGGACTCTCTTTGTATGGGACAAGCTCCTCAAGCTTCCACTGTTCCCCCAGCTTGTTCACATCTTTATCCCAACAGCTACATATTGTTCTGAGAAATACAATCACGTCGTTCTGTGTTTGGCTGATAATCAGTACCAAATAGCAGCTTTTCTACCGTTAGTGCCTGTTGAGAAAATCAAGAAAGCATTGGAGAGGAGTTTGGAAGCAAACGAGGCAAGGAATATTGAGACATCTGCTACCACTTAA